From Choristoneura fumiferana chromosome 7, NRCan_CFum_1, whole genome shotgun sequence, the proteins below share one genomic window:
- the Gmd gene encoding GDP-mannose 4,6 dehydratase: MSGEGSSTGGNKKVALITGITGQDGSYLAEFLIEKGYEVHGILRRSSSFNTGRIQHLYEQRASHTGGQMHLHYGDLTDTTCLISIIVKIRPKEIYNLGAQSHVKVSFELSEYTAQVDALGTLRLLEAVRAAGLEKEAKIYQASTSELYGKVVETPQTEKTPFYPRSPYACAKLYGYWIVVNYREAYGMFACNGLLFNHESPRRGENFVTRKITRGVAKITLGLMEHIELGNLDCKRDWGHAKDYIEAMWLMLQQDEPEDFVVATGEAHSVREFVEKSFACVGRRVVWRGTGEHETGHDADTDQLLIKVNPKYFRVTH, from the exons GATGGGTCATACCTAGCAGAGTTCCTAATCGAGAAGGGCTATGAAGTCCATGGGATCCTCCGACGGTCCTCCTCGTTCAACACGGGCCGCATCCAGCATCTGTATGAGCAGCGGGCGTCCCACACCGGGGGGCAGATGCACCTGCACTACGGAGACCTGACTGATACTACCTGCcttattagtattattgttAAG ATTCGACCCAAAGAAATTTACAACCTGGGAGCACAATCTCACGTCAAAGTATCGTTCGAGTTGAGCGAGTACACGGCCCAGGTGGATGCCCTCGGGACCCTCAGGCTGCTGGAGGCAGTCCGGGCAGCTGGCCTGGAGAAAGAGGCCAAGATATACCAGGCCTCCACGTCAGAACTGTACGGGAAGGTCGTGGAGACGCCACAGACTGAGAAGACACCGTTTTATCCTAGATCCCCTTATG CTTGCGCAAAGCTCTACGGCTACTGGATAGTGGTAAACTACCGGGAGGCCTACGGCATGTTCGCGTGCAACGGCCTCCTCTTTAACCACGAGAGCCCCCGGAGAGGGGAGAACTTTGTCACCAGGAAGATCACCAGGGGGGTCGCTAAGATCACCCTGGGACTGATGGAGCATATTGAACTGGGCAACCTGGACTGCAAAAGGGATTGGGGGCACGCCAAGGACTATATTGAG GCCATGTGGCTAATGCTGCAGCAGGACGAGCCCGAAGACTTCGTAGTGGCGACGGGCGAAGCGCACAGCGTAAGGGAGTTCGTTGAGAAATCGTTCGCGTGCGTCGGACGACGCGTCGTGTGGCGCGGGACCGGCGAACACGAGACGGGACACGACGCTGATACAGACCAGCTGCTCATCAAAGTGAACCCTAAATACTTCAGAGTGACCCACTGA
- the LOC141429536 gene encoding uncharacterized protein, whose product MEIECTQRLDSTQEQYTQFEKIEPEQIGFLGICGAKYPVKKGPNKIGRDPQTCRIVLNLNSISRQHAVINVLNSNEFMLMDLDSANKTKVQGKSLQPFIPHPLQNGDMVQFGDVFGVFRLLEDDNDLPMTQAIDIPCTPVPVAKQVSRYGAPSVLVPESPEVSDKDDSFIMPSQPKPPTAFKSPMNKFVKPSKKTVTIQPMGSKKIDNAYWQSGKKSESFNFRLDDSGSSLDDSTNSNRSNKVIDESAENIHEMETQEPYKADDSTDSIYTANTQIPPTPSIHLLETQQPLPDIHGLETQQFADIHTLNTQNVPNIHECATQVPPDILPEVCKVDVQENVQFDLCTANKENDNSIFNAETQVIPVEKETILNKAKKPGSINVTVHETSKEKNDSDDEIVFDEINTQSFHEEFESQPLLPDDVSPQIERIKKIELSSKNIPNKSSGLSDCDDFDILSSQKIATDIGTPSTPKVRKLSGSSTDCDDFDILPTQKIITDIDTLPTPKITNDIDILPTQKITIDDDDLTDCEDEFVNNELMESKKSPDVNFEDMATQVLGDGEIEAELNQNKDQTDGSNKGMSFEELPTQIITDNSKEENFEDMPTQIITEDVLDDGVEINQEVYSEEIISSPFKVPLPTPLKAKKASTLGLTKTSTPVEKKKVDASDPNYYENTQDLFNDLCSQRQDSPKGDLSKPTELGDDELVPCSVEDYEMGDRFRHIENELSPVKTPASGCKFSTPNGNRNENNKHIPKATTSSDVDVKLKTPKTLKIINADLPDSQEIKISVTLKHRSITESSSDTEPEDVSDQDSGNTFGKKKRNKKVNAKLDLTKRFEESIPSRILTRVRKPTYKIQNLDESAKKQNKSILKNSLFDSEDSIDAEIISENISRLKGKSDKKKDKDKNNSKKLSVETQKRPESRNDNKKTDKSVKDSNQAGGSRSSRSKSKKSDESKSKTEHNDDSKDEKNVRSTRSSRSKKDNKTRDSKSDKDKKKKEEDKSDSKSRSRTRNEESKEARSTRSSKSKDKKEKEPIVIDLSPEIVRRSRRQRNKEKTKEIKHENSTVYLSSDTSVDSPKNLKRPASNELEVPSPKRTRSLPTSKTSSVSTTPSVSVCSTPVRSEKHCVLFTAFSNEDVRSKLENLGATIVTDVLACTVLVTMQIKRTFKLLCAVGLGRPIVGPDWVQACADNSTLVDPWLYIIKDSAAEKRFRFSLEGTLRGARSFLRGYNVSSTPSVMPNAQEMKLIVECSGGTWREGGPSWVVVSSTGDRALWPALRRRGARVVSTEFILGGVLRQRPDVEATLFGNATNKKKGGSVGEFVCEECGRRCLSRIGLSSHEKSHTRH is encoded by the exons ATGGAGATAGAGTGTACTCAGAGGCTTGATAGTACCCAGGAGCAGTACACGCAATTTGAGAAAATAGAGCCGGAGCAG ATTGGCTTTTTGGGAATATGTGGTGCCAAGTATCCTGTCAAAAAAGGTCCAAACAAAATCGGAAGAGACCCACAGACATGCCGCATTGTTCTTAACTTAAat tcCATATCAAGGCAGCATGCTGTTATAAATGTGCTAAATTCAAATGAATTTATGCTTATGGACTTAGATTCAGCAAATAAAACCAAAGTACAAGGT aaatctcTGCAGCCATTTATACCTCACCCTCTTCAAAATGGAGACATGGTGCAATTTGGCGATGTTTTCGGTGTTTTCAGACTACTTGAAGATGACAATGACTTGCCAATGACCCAGGCCATTGACATTCCATGCACACCAGTGCCTGTGGCCAAGCAAGTGTCAAGATATGGGGCTCCCTCGGTTTTAGTACCGGAGTCACCAGAAGTCAGTGACAAA gatgaTTCGTTTATAATGCCCTCACAACCAAAGCCACCAACAGCATTCAAGAGTCCAatgaataaatttgtaaaacCCTCAAAGAAAACTGTTACCATTCAGCCAATGGGCTCCAAGAAAATAGACAATGCTTATTGGCAGTCAGGCAAGAAATCAGAGTCATTTAATTTCCGTTTGGATGACTCTGGAAGTTCTCTCGATGATTCCACAAATTCAAATCGTTCTAACAAAGTCATTGATGAAAGTGCTGAAAATATACATGAAATGGAAACACAGGAGCCTTATAAAGCTGATGATAGTACAGATTCTATATATACAGCTAATACTCAAATACCTCCAACACCTTCGATTCATCTTTTGGAAACACAGCAACCACTGCCTGATATTCATGGCCTTGAAACTCAACAGTTTGCAGATATACACACTCTAAACACACAGAATGTACCCAATATACATGAATGTGCAACACAAGTTCCACCAGATATTTTACCTGAAGTTTGTAAAGTTGATGTCCAAGAAAATGTACAATTTGATTTATGTACAGCCAATAAAGAGAACGACAATAGTATTTTTAATGCGGAAACTCAAGTGATTCCTGTTGAAAAGGAAACCATCTTGAATAAGGCAAAAAAACCTGGAAGTATCAATGTAACTGTTCATGAAACATCAAAAGAGAAAAATGATTCTGATGATGAAATAGTATTTGATGAAATTAATACACAATCGTTTCATGAGGAGTTTGAGTCCCAACCGCTATTACCTGACGACGTTTCACCTCAAATCGAAAGAATTAAGAAAATAGAATTAAGTTCCAAAAATATACCAAATAAATCAAGTGGTCTTTCAGATTGTGATGATTTTGACATTTTGTCTAGTCAAAAGATCGCTACTGATATAGGAACACCGTCTACCCCAAAAGTTAGAAAACTGTCAGGAAGCTCCACAGATTGCGACGACTTCGATATTTTGCCTACACAAAAGATTATAACTGATATAGATACATTGCCTACACCAAAAATAACAAATGATATTGATAttctacctactcaaaaaatCACTATCGACGATGATGATCTTACTGATTGTGAAGATGAATTTGTTAATAATGAACTAATGGAGTCAAAGAAAAGCCCGGATGTAAACTTTGAGGATATGGCTACTCAAGTGCTAGGAGATGGTGAAATTGAAGCAGAGCTTAATCAAAATAAAGATCAGACTGATGGCTCCAATAAAGGAATGAGTTTTGAAGAATTACCTACGCAAATAATTACAGACAATTCTAAGGAGGAGAATTTTGAAGATATGCCAACACAAATTATAACGGAAGATGTTCTAGACGATGGTGTTGAAATTAACCAAGAAGTTTATTCTGAAGAAATCATTAGTAGTCCTTTTAAAGTTCCTCTACCGACTCCTTTGAAAGCGAAAAAAGCATCTACACTGGGACTTACAAAAACATCGACGCCTGTTGAAAAGAAGAAAGTTGATGCCAGCGATCCTAATTACTATGAAAATACGCAAGATTTATTTAATGATCTTTGCTCCCAAAGACAAGATTCACCTAAAGGAGATTTATCTAAACCGACAGAATTAGGCGATGACGAGTTGGTACCGTGTTCTGTAGAAGACTATGAGATGGGCGATAGGTTTAGGCACATTGAAAATGAGCTATCTCCAGTCAAGACGCCTGCGAGTGGTTGTAAATTTAGTACTCCTAATGGGAATagaaatgaaaataacaaacatattccCAAAGCAACGACATCTTCAGATGTTGATGTTAAACTCAAAACACCTAAAactctaaaaataattaatgctGATCTTCCAGACAGTCAAGAAATAAAAATCAGTGTTACATTAAAGCACAGATCTATAACAGAATCGTCGAGTGATACAGAACCAGAAGATGTTTCTGACCAGGATTCAGGTAATACTTTTGGTAAGAAGAAAAGAAATAAGAAGGTTAATGCTAAACTCGATCTCACTAAAAGGTTTGAAGAATCGATACCATCTAGAATCCTTACACGAGTTCGTAAACCTACCTATAAAATTCAAAACTTAGATGAAAGtgcaaaaaaacaaaacaaaagcatTCTCAAAAATTCTCTTTTTGATAGTGAAGATAGTATCGACGCCGAAATCATAAGTGAAAATATTTCGCGCTTAAAAGGGAAGAGCGATAAGAAGAAAGACAAGGATAAAAACAATTCTAAGAAGCTGTCAGTTGAGACCCAGAAAAGACCGGAGTCTAGAAATGACAATAAGAAAACAGACAAATCAGTTAAAGATTCAAACCAAGCTGGTGGAAGTAGAAGTAGTAGATCTAAATCGAAAAAATCAGATGAATCTAAATCTAAAACTGAACACAATGATGACTCCAAAGATGAAAAAAATGTTAGAAGTACAAGAAGTTCTAGAAGCAAAAAAGACAATAAAACCAGAGACAGCAAATCAGAtaaggataagaaaaaaaaagaggaAGATAAAAGTGACTCAAAGTCTAGAAGCAGGACAAGAAACGAAGAAAGCAAAGAAGCTAGAAGTACAAGAAGTTCTAAATCGaaagacaaaaaagaaaaagaacctATTGTAATTGATTTATCTCCAGAGATTGTAAGACGAAGCAGACGCCAAAGGAATAAAGAAAAGACTAAAGAGATAAAACACGAAAACAGTACTGTGTATCTATCATCAGACACTAGTGTGGACTCTCCGAAGAATTTAAAAAGGCCAGCTTCTAATGAGCTAGAAGTTCCAAGTCCTAAAAGAACTAGGTCTTTGCCTACATCGAAAACTTCATCTGTCAGTACTACTCCTAGTGTATCTGTTTGTTCGACACCTGTGAGAAGTGAGAAACATTGCGTGCTGTTTACAGCATTTTCTAACGAGGATGTGAGAAGCAAGTTGGAGAATTTAG GTGCGACGATAGTGACGGACGTGTTGGCGTGCACGGTTCTGGTGACGATGCAGATAAAGCGCACGTTCAAGTTGCTGTGCGCGGTTGGCCTGGGCCGGCCCATCGTGGGGCCTGACTGGGTGCAGGCCTGCGCTGATAATAGCACCCTCGTTG ACCCCTggttatatataataaaagacTCTGCCGCGGAGAAGCGTTTCCGCTTCAGCCTGGAGGGTACTCTGCGTGGAGCCCGCAGCTTCTTGCGCGGGTACAACGTGTCCTCTACTCCCAGCGTGATGCCCAATGCCCAGGAGATGAAAC TGATAGTGGAGTGTTCGGGCGGCACATGGCGCGAGGGCGGCCCGTCCTGGGTGGTGGTGTCTTCGACGGGCGACCGAGCTCTGTGGCCGGCgctgcggcggcgcggcgcgcgcgtcgtCTCCACAGAGTTCATACTGGGCGGGGTGCTCCGCCAGCGGCCCGACGTCGAAGCCACGCTCTTTGG AAACGCGACAAATAAGAAGAAAGGGGGCTCGGTCGGGGAGTTTGTGTGCGAGGAGTGCGGCCGGCGCTGTCTGTCGCGCATAGGCCTCTCTTCACACGAAAAATCTCACACAAGGCATTGA
- the LOC141429538 gene encoding uncharacterized protein, whose product MEAEIESDTKADNASDAEDVPSDFFDDFNKDEFMEGLQVIDSWDDGDKKRRASRIDAEAVDSVQDLRELIDGREEGERRDRNKPDEWERDSMERHHERLDAYIRPGSRRDPNKTKEAIKRDKEVKVKEYLAKSLDATDELKPPGTELDDFFDINKPAKSSASHHEEPRLHKERHRSPVRHQHSFQPYSQPTAYLSRHARRPSPRRSPRPSPRRSPRPSPRRSPRRSPRRSPRRSPRRSPRPRRSPLQYRTRPNLRYSPHRRSPRRRYSRSPPPRRYVKRSRSRSPTTRDSFLYPIESRPEYSNQHFDIAEQQYNPIPYANDLSGYSYPPRPDYPGYAGTPYDYNMGQPVPPAVNLSAIPYPAGPVPQPVPAPVMNPMPGMNPMPGMNPMPGMTPMPGMTPMPGTNTVNPVLPPVVNPVPSPAMVPAPSRASSEKSSVISKPVKDNLKPYDALAQLVADGKISQEDYLKLAPTKVTTPLDTSTRVMVLNRCSQALNKLSSKLVLPSRLVMNNNMVGAEPKSLVPRFCSPLKRQGAVEFHFTKPCDGSATAQQNKQLVDSIISTIGLEKIVSRPKKKIQKDMKDAAVQTTNPYCDVCEVRDSVKFADCSTDVDLEHFSSTVHTQVVEQDLMNSKAVFAPSGSIADGAPISIAHLTPAQLVSQLAARAKTLKQSEPLPPNQYMRRNPQNYDSQYDNQQYHNNYNYRY is encoded by the exons ATGGAGGCGGAAATTGAGAGTGACACCAAAGCAGATAATGCGTCTGATGCGGAGGACGTTCCTAGTGATTTCTTTGACGATTTCAACAAAGACGAGTTCATGGAAGGTCTGCAGGTGATTGACAGTTGGGACGACGGAGACAAGAAGCGGCGAGCGTCGCGCATCGACGCCGAGGCAGTGGACAGCGTGCAGGATCTGCGTGAGCTCATCGACGGGCGAGAGGAGGGCGAGCGCCGCGACCGCAACAAGCCCGACGAGTGGGAGAGAGACAGCATGGAGCGCCACCACGAGCGTCTCGACGCCTACATCCGCCCCGGCAGCCGCCGCGACCCCAACAAGACTAAAGAAGCCATCAAGCGCGACAAAGAAGTCAAGGTCAAGGAATACCTCGCCAAAAGCCTGGATGCCACCGACGAGCTGAAACCGCCTGGCACGGAACTGGATGACTTTTTCGACATAAACAAGCCCGCGAAATCATCAGCTTCACACCACGAGGAGCCCAGGTTGCATAAGGAACGACACCGGTCGCCTGTGCGACATCAACACTCGTTTCAGCCTTACTCTCAGCCAACGGCATACTTATCAAGGCACGCCCGCCGCCCGAGCCCGAGACGCAGCCCTCGCCCGAGTCCGAGACGCAGCCCTCGCCCGAGTCCGAGACGCAGCCCTCGCCGAAGCCCCCGCCGTAGCCCACGACGTTCACCCCGCCGAAGCCCACGGCCACGAAGATCCCCATTGCAGTACAGAACCCGTCCAAATCTAAGATACAGCCCGCATAGGAGGAGCCCGCGGCGACGCTATTCGCGCTCGCCTCCGCCCCGCCGCTACGTGAAACGTTCGCGCTCCAGATCTCCAACAACTCGAGACAGTTTCCTTTATCCAATAGAGTCAAGACCTGAATATTCTAATCAACACTTTGACATTGCAGAGCAGCAATATAATCCAATTCCATATGCAAATGATTTGTCAGGGTATTCATACCCCCCGCGCCCTGACTACCCTGGCTATGCAGGCACTCCGTATGATTACAATATGGGCCAGCCCGTTCCTCCAGCTGTGAACCTATCAGCGATACCTTATCCAGCTGGGCCAGTGCCTCAGCCAGTGCCAGCTCCAGTTATGAACCCCATGCCAGGCATGAACCCCATGCCAGGCATGAACCCCATGCCAGGCATGACTCCTATGCCAGGCATGACCCCTATGCCTGGCACAAACACTGTAAACCCTGTATTGCCTCCTGTTGTAAATCCTGTTCCATCCCCGGCCATGGTCCCAGCTCCTAGCCGTGCTTCTTCAGAGAAATCTTCAGTCATCTCGAAACCTGTCAAGGACAATTTGAAGCCTTATGATGCATTGGctcaa CTAGTGGCAGATGGAAAAATTTCACAGGAGGACTATTTAAAGCTGGCACCTACAAAAG TCACAACTCCCTTGGACACAAGTACACGAGTCATGG TGTTGAATCGGTGTAGCCAAGCGTTGAACAAGTTGTCCAGCAAGTTGGTTCTGCCAAGCCGTTTGGTAATGAATAACAATATGGTGGGCGCAGAGCCAAAGTCTCTGGTGCCACGCTTCTGCTCACCGCTGAAGCGTCAGGGCGCCGTGGAGTTCCACTTTACCAAGCCCTGCGATGGATCCGCGACGGCGCAGCAGAACAAGCAACTCGTCGACAGCATCATCAGCACCATCGGCCTGGAGAAAATCGTCTCAAGACCTAAGAAGAAAATCCAGAAGGACATGAAGGACGCAGCGGTGCAGACTACAAACCCGTATTGCGACGTTTGCGAAGTTCGGGATTCTGTGAAATTCGCCGACTGCAGTACCGACGTCGATCTTGAACATTTCAGCTCAACGGTTCATACACAAGTTGTGGAACAGGATCTCATGAACTCTAAGGCGGTGTTCGCTCCGAGCGGCAGCATCGCCGACGGGGCGCCCATCTCCATTGCTCACCTGACGCCGGCGCAGTTGGTGTCTCAGCTGGCGGCCCGCGCGAAGACCTTGAAGCAATCCGAACCTCTGCCGCCTAATCAGTACATGAGGCGCAACCCGCAAAACTACGACAGCCAGTACGATAATCAGCAGTACCATAATAACTACAATTATCGCTATTAG
- the Aven gene encoding apoptosis and caspase activation inhibitor, translating to MCVRCEKLKTRRFNRCFSYNSKSKSRMPDPESKKNQHKKGKNDPKEQRKPRQRHQAASEKAERKIDTPKVAVPEKPVYEEPGPEFYKGLKRETDDILKITEEANSKYKKKEIQSNWAKYEIPIESYDEVEEQENMGADYEQLIQAPLSIGGHFQFKHEKSWDISTGPSLYDKYFEINMNDLATALCTIPFYERNNIDKSIFTETDIQTMDHRTSRYKHKYFKIATTESDLQEKLIKGLKEDYSKTEVVEERKNSEPDVADTSPDVDDIHFDDVEPEKSKMIPESQDNIEIVFKRGEPTIESKVNKMKPLQNEVIDPIDDIILGTNEIVDHIEKADANKVKHVPKSEVANTVVTASAEPKKNPVIESPEDLEKWLDDFLEE from the exons atgtgtgtgcGATGCGAAAAACTGAAAACACGCCGTTTCAACAGGTGTTTTTCGTATAATTCAAAAAGCAAGTCAAGAATGCCAGATCCAGAATCAAAGAAAAATCA GCACAAGAAAGGTAAAAATGACCCCAAGGAGCAGCGGAAACCTCGGCAACGCCACCAGGCTGCTAGTGAGAAAGCTGAAAGAAAAATAGATACACCTAAag TTGCAGTTCCTGAAAAACCAGTTTATGAAGAGCCTGGGCCAGAGTTCTACAAAGGCTTGAAAAGAGAGACTGATGACATTCTCAAAATCACAGAGGAAGCCAACTCTAAATATAAGAAGAAGGAGATCCAAAGCAATTGGGCCAAATATGAGATTCCCATTGAGAGCTATGATGAGGTGGAGGAGCAAGAAAATATGGGTGCTGACTATGAG CAACTTATACAAGCACCTCTTTCAATTGGGGGCCATTTCCAATTTAAACATGAGAAATCATGGGACATATCTACAGGTCCATCCCTATATGACAAATACTTTGAAATCAACATGAATGACTTAGCCACTGCCCTTTGCACAATACCATTTTACGAAAGAAACAATATAGACAAAAGTATATTCACAGAAACAGATATACAAACTATGGATCATAGAACAAGCAGGTACAAACATAAGTACTTCAAAATAGCAACAACAGAGTCTGACCTTCAGGAAAAATTGATCAAAGGTTTAAAAGAAGATTATAGCAAAACGGAAGTAGTTGAAGAACGAAAGAACTCCGAACCTGACGTGGCGGATACTAGTCCAGATGTAGATGATATTCATTTTGATGATGTTGAAccagaaaaaagtaaaatgataCCTGAATCCCAAGACAATATAGAAATAGTGTTCAAAAGAGGTGAACCAACAATTGAATCAAAAGTCAATAAAATGAAGCCTCTACAAAATGAAGTAATTGACCCCATTGATGATATAATACTAGGAACAAATGAAATTGTAGATCATATTGAAAAAGCAGATGCTAATAAAGTGAAACATGTGCCTAAAAGTGAAGTTGCAAATACAG TAGTGACTGCTTCTGCTGAACCTAAGAAGAATCCTGTGATCGAATCTCCAGAAGATCTAGAAAAATGGCTGGACGACTTCTTagaagaataa